GCAAGGAGGTGCAGGCCGAGGTGATGCGGCAGCGTGCCAAGTACAAGCGTGACATGCAGGAGAGCTTGAGCGACTGGCGCAAGAAGCGACGCGGCAATGGCTCGCTGCAAGACATGCTGAGCGACGATGAAGGCGATAGAGACGCAAAGCGCTTCAAGGCGCAGCGTACGCCTCGCGCGCGCAACCTCCGCCCGGGCGGCAACAAGCGACCTGGCAAGAACGCGCGCCGTCATCGTTGATTCTCTGGTGACTCTGTGTACACCCGTTACGGAGGTGGCGATGGCACATATGGAGCAGTGCTGGCGCCGTGTGCCGGCACATGCGTGCCactttcttttgtgtgtgtaccgAGTGATTTTCTGATCGGTTAATAAGGTCGGGCCATCAGTgcctctgtgcctctctgtctgtgtgtgtaagcAACCTTtgcctgtctctcttctcctcttctactGGGCTCTCATTATCTATTCCTTAGCGCTGCACACTCGGAGTATTGAGtgtgcagcgccagcaggaggaggaggaggggcatGCGTCGGGCTAGGCGCAGGGCTCATGTTGGCATCGTATACACACAACTGTGCATGCGTCCAGCCAGTCTCTAAGGATGAGGACACAAGCGGGATAAAAAGTCCTAAAGCGTTCACATGCGTACAGCGTCTcatcaaaaaaaaaaacgtgaaACCGTTGTGTGCTTCCGGTTCCAGGCGACTTCTCATATGAGGTTGACGGAAATTCACCTGGATGAGGGGCGTTCGTGCATGCGTGCATCAGTGCGCACATGCGCTACTACATATCCTTGACCATGaccacttctcttttccagCACCGTCATGCTCCACTCGTGGCGCCGCACCTAGGCTGAGCGCGTGATGTGCgcaaagcgagaagaaagaagGCACGCGGGGTGAtgatggagggaggaggcgctgttgTCTTAGCCTTCCGCTCTATGTTACCCTGCTTCCCCCTTCGCCATTTTCACTCGAGTGTGtcgtgttgctgctgctcctttcgACCCTTCTCTGCATTCCTGCCTGCTactgctttctctttctttatGGTTGCTTGCTCAATCCTATTCCCTGGTGTCTCTCTAACTCCGATACGCTCACCTCGCTCATGCTTATCATAATTCTGGGCCTCCGCTTCTTTATGCTATCCCGCATTGTACCGGTGCTCGAACAACGCATgccaaacaacaacaccccactcaaacaaaaaaaaacataatGAGGACTCCGTAGTGTTGATTCACGAGATTTACTCCTTTCTCTCAACACCACTCCTTCCgccagcccccccccctcctcctccccaaaGCTCTGTTGCACGTTTCTTCCGCATCAGCGACTTCAGCCTGTTCTACGTGGCTGCATTGCCATTACTTCTTGCTCGTCTTTGTCTTCTAGTTTATCACGTTCTACAGCTGCACACACCGCTACCTGCTGTCTGGTTCAGCTCTTTGCCCACGCCtggctctcttcttctttctccttccgTCTTTGTCATCTCTGTCCTTCACGCTCTtgcggagagaaagagagggagggagggagggaggtcgACACGTCATCTTTGTTGGTCTTTGCTGCAGCGAAAGGAAGTGCTGCGTCCGTTCtggacacacacccacacacccacacccacacacacacacacacatatatacatatatatatatacatatatatatatgtatatatacaTACTCTTTACCTCTCCGTTGTTGTCCCCGCCGACGCTTGTTCTTTTACTATTCTGCGTGCTCCTTTGGTGTTCTCTATCTGTGTCCCTGTTGCCATACTCccgcttcgctctctctctctctctcttcagctTTTCATTTGCTTCTAGCACTTCTCTACTGGGTGTGCGCTTGAGTCCTTGTTGCTCTAGCTTGactgcccctcctcctgtgtTCTTCCTATATAGCTATATTCTCCCGTCTCTGCCCACTGTTTTCCTCTGCCCGTCTAACGCGGCTCTGGTGTGGAGGGTGCCGGTGAGCCCAGCACTCCTACGTCTCGTATTCTCCACCCACGCACGTGCCCCGATACACATGCACTCCCACACTCACAACATCATCGACACACGAAAGCCACACAAGAAAACAGAAGGTAGAGAAGCCTTCGCAGCGCGCTGACAACTGACGGCCAAGATAAAAAAAGTGCATTCAGCTGCGCTTCACGCACCcccctgcacacgcacacacacgagatTCACACAAGCGGCAAGGAGAAAGGAGATGCGCAGTCGTTGAAACCGGGGGTACAACTTTCTGCAGCCAGCGCGTTTTCTGTGTCTGCTTTGtatctcttttttttttgcacaTCAACGAAgttgacgctgccgctcccttGAAGGGGACAAaatcttctctcttcacagGCAAGAAAGGCAccgctgaagaagaaaaaaaggagatgCCGTCCGAGTCGTGCCGCTGGTACCCGGATACAGTGACGCACCACAAGCAAGGTGACAGCTACACCGTCTCTCGCGGCCGCAACCACAATCCGTTCGACTTGGCCACCTGCGATGCCCGCATCATCGAGTACGCGCGTACCAACCGCCATGAGGCGAAGGCGTCTGCTGTTATTAACGAACTGCACCCCCAGTTTAGAGGCCTGGTGCGCGGGGTGACATGCGAGTTTTTGCTACGTTCGTCCATCACGCAACTCGGTGTCAACGCCGTGAACATCGAGATTGACATTGATCCtaagcagcgccgcgccatTATTACGATGGATCTCGTCGCCCTGGCTCCTCTCGCGGTGCTCATGCTGGACTACATTGCTGTTGGTGCCCACGTCGGCAAGCTCTTCGCGTTGGAGTCGAACCGCGTGGTACGCAATATGGACTATATTACTCGTCTCCTGAACGCTGTGAACCAGCGTGGCCAGCCGCTGCTAGTGTATGGCACCGATGAGGCGCCGAACTGGGACCTGAAAATTGTGGATGGCCGCGCGGTGGCGTACCTTCCCGTGCTGCCTGGAACGTTCACGTATAGCGGCGAGATTCATGGGTTACTGCCCACGATCGgaatggcgctgcgcaagggTACCGCGTACAAAGACCTCATCCGCCTGCATCAGCAGTTCCACGAAGGCTACACGCGCGTGGCCGCATCGTTGGGGGTGCTGATGGTGCGTGGGCACGCCATGCACTTCCGCACTGTATTTGGTCGCGTGGTGGATAACCTTTTGCCGAAAGGGCTGCACTCCATGAGCTCTCGGCTCATTGAGCCGGAGGAGGGCCTGGCGGACGCCCACTCTCGGGAGCGCGTGTTCGTTTTCTATGGCGACTCAGTTGACGAGCTCACCCACGTTCCCATTGAGTTCTACACGCTAGAATCGTACCGTGAGCAGGTGCCCTTCTCACTGCGCAAGACGCTGGCAGACCGCTGCAGTACAACGAGCAGCATTCTGCGCGCCTTCAAGAGTGCGCCGAAGGGTGACCTGCCGTGCTGCGCGTACGTCTGTAAGGGCGGCCAGTTCACGGAGATGCGCGAGGACGACTGGATCGTAGCGGACCCGAAGCAGACAACATACGTCGGGATCGAGAATccggtggagcagcaggaacTGGTGCAGCGGTACACGTATCAGCAGTGTGAGTATGCGATCCTCTCTGCGATTGCGATTGATGACATCACAAGCGACGGTGTTCTTTTCACCCGCTACTTCCCATCGCCGTGCTTAAAATCCCTCATTCTCTCGCGAGCGGTGTGTAAGAAGCTGCGCGCTATCTTTTTCACCAGGGCATCGCGCCACTACGGCTCCTTCTTTAGCCAGGAGGATGCGGCGATGCTAGGCGACCTCAACACGTTCGGCATCGGCGTCTTTGAGGTCAATGAACAGAAAGGGGAGGTATACCAGTACATTCGTCGCCCCGgccgcgacagcggcgccttcGTTCCTCTCGAGCGTCGTCAGGAGTACCTCAGCGCCACTTTCTTTGGTGTGTACGGCTCAAACCTCATAGCGGGTGACTTCGAGGCGGAGCTGATGACATTGCTGAGCGGCATCCTGCACATCCGTAAGACATGCCAGCATCCGCTCTTGaacgagaagaagccgcTAGCACTCGTAACGGGTGGAGGTCCTGGCGCGATGGAGGTCGGCAACCGTGTGGCCAAGTCCCTCGGCATTCTCTCGTGTGGGCTCATCGTCGACTTTGGCAGCGTGGCTGCGAAGCCGGGTGCCACCATCAACGAGCAGAATCAGAACCCGTACGTGGAGGCTCACTTCACGTACCGCGCTGACAAGCTCGTGGAGCGGCAGTCGGACTTTAACCTAGACTTCCCCATCTTCCTCACCGGTGGCATTGGCACAGACTTCGAGTACGccttggaggaggtgcgccgcaaggtggcgacggtgccacCCTACCCGGTTATTCTCTTTGGCACGACGGAACACTGGGGCACCAAGATCTCTGGTCGCTTCCAAGCTAACCTGCAGAGCGGAACCATCAGGGGATCGGAGTGGATCTGCACCGTGCCGTGGGTCGTCTCCACTGGCGCGGAGGCGCTAGAGGTGTACCGACACTTCTTTGAGGGCAACCTGCCGGTGGGGCCAAACCAGCCCACAAATGATCGTGGGTTTATGGTGGCAGCCGAGTACTTAGCAAAAGCGAAATAAATGTATACCTGTACTCGAGTACGCACGTACACGTGGAGAGGCAACGCCACCCGCACCTCAGAACTGTGCGCTGAGGGCCAATCACAAggctggtggcgcagctgaaggGACCAGAGGGCCCTTTTTCCTCGCATTCAAtgtcttcctttttttctttctcttctttcactGGTTGACACGAGTCGTTGCCGTACCGCTTTGTGGtgcccccttttctcttaGCTCTTTGGTGGGCGAGTGTGTATCAGTGAATCTCTCTCTGTTGGGggagtggtggaggtggaggaagagagagacaccacCTATCGTGCTGGAGCGCCGTGCTCTTCGCACTTGTTCTTCCGTTTGGTTTTCCCTTCTACCCCTCCTGTAGTCCATTTTTCagcaccccctttttttccctctatTTTGATCTGGTGCCATGCCTCcgccccctctttctctgttggCGGTCCTTTGCccattttctttcttccGTTGAGTTGCATGTGGCTGTGGCAACCCAAGGGTGatgtctctcttcctcttctcgcattccctcccttcctcctcgtgtTGATGGCGTGGAACACCTgagtgcgtggcatctcagGGTCCAGCATCCCACTCTGTCTGGGGAAGCCGAACAGcccccctatccctgccaacaccgagccgcctctggtggtggcagggtcaagcacctacgacgtgaggaggtcagagcgatgtatcgctgcggatggcgttgcgtcggagcgacccgcagcagcgaacacGCGTGTGCCATCCATGTGGTGGGCACCGCGTCAGCGTGACTCACcgggccctcgctgcccactggtggaGGGAAGCTGAGCCACCCCGGgaggagggatgcaccaggtggtgACCCGCACAACgggcgcggctgtgaggTGGCCTGTGtggcggggtgggtgggcagagggTGAGGCAgtggccgtgctccgatgactgggtcggcgcattgctgtgacGTGCTCACGGCCgctttgcaccacgcgacAGGCCGGTGGTAGAGTGGGGCGTGAACTCATATTGTATGACGGAATGGACACGTTAAAAGAAATCCCACTCTATACGTTGTGGGAGCTTTCTGCGTCTGGGAAAGACGCATCTCGTCTGAGGGCACCGCACTGCCGCTGTTATGCATGCTGATGTGACTTCCGCTACTACTGTCgtcatcgctctctctttctgtgtacGGATaccgttctctttttttttttggaaAAGCACGCACCCGCGAAGACACTTGCGTGCTACTTTCACATGCAGCACACAGGGTAGAAGTACCCGGAATTCATAATGTTGCCTGGGTTATGTGTTCGTGGCTGGATTGTGATGTGTTTCATCTCGATCCTTCTCTtcaccgtcgtcgctgctccagctgcttaCATCTCCAAAACACGCTGGCGTACGATCTATGTCGCTGTTGCCACGCCAGTGGTGTGGGTCGTCTACAATGCTGTGCTCTACTTAATTCTCTACCGTCCTAtggtgcgctgcgcaagcaTGCTGAGGTGCGGTGCGTTCTGCAAGACGAAGCATGCCGACGGTACGAGCAACGTGAAACTCTTCACGAAGGAGATGTACCAGCTGAACAATGCCTTGCACGCCCTCAAGTGTGAGACGGCAGAGATTAGGGCTGCGACGACGCTGATCAATCAGCAGCTTGATGGGCATATGGAGAACGGCTCGCATCACGAGGTCAACAGCCCTATCACAGTGCTGACGCCGGCGATGTATTTGCAATGAAGCTCCTGTGTGTGGATGCGGTGCCAGATGGGTCGGTCTTGTTTTCTGTTGTAGTATGTTTCGATCGGCAGTGTTCAATTGTAGTCGTTGTTGCACTCTTTTACACCCCTCTTTGCTTTTTTCTGCCGGCGAAATAAGTTGTCTCGGTTCTTTCTTTCCAGTGCCCATTGCACACTGTTTTGGTGGTTGcatgcacgtgcgtgtgcgcccaAGGTGcgtgttgtgcgtgtgcgtgtgcgtgcgtgtgtgtgtgcgcgcttctTGCCTGCTTTGAGTGTTGGACTTGTGCATGTGAAATCGCCCTTTCTATCCCTTTGGAGCTCCTTTCCACCCAACTTTTGTGTTCTCGGTGAGCCCTGGATAGGCACCGTTTCGCTCTCGTCTTTTTTAGCTTGCGTCAGCCTGTGAGGTGGTTGtgcctcccttttttctatCCTCACCTACGTCTTCCTTGGCTGccccccttctttctccACTTCATATTCTCATCCGGATTCATTCTCGGAGGCAGCACTCGACAGACTTCGTCTTTGAAGTCGATCCTCTATCATCGCTCTCCCTCGAAGATATCAACGATTCACAGCGATGTGGTGGCGATAGAATTGAAGCAGCAACACATgcaaaaaaagaaagtaAAGAAAGCGAAGGCCAGAGGTGCGTGCACCTTCAGAGATTGAGAGGGACAACCCACGCATTCATTGTTGAAAGGCGAAGAGATGTGGAAGGctatgcgtgcgtgtagaACAATGCCGGGTCACCGACTTCTTTACGGTGTACTCTGTGTGGTGTAGTTTGTGTTGCATCGCTTCCTTGATGTAGCCGGGTCCTCGCCTTTGCCGCTCGCATCGCCGCACACACCTGTGCACAACGCAGGGGAACTTCGAGAGTGTCTTCTTGTGTGtccatctccctcttcttttcattgctctctcctctcctcatttTCTTCTCCATACCTGGGCCGTCTGCGCACTGGCGCACACGTTCACGCGTACGTACATCCGCAaatgcacgtgtgtgtgtgtgtgtgcacggtAGATTCACCGCAACTCTCTCGGAGGTTCAGTCAGCCagcggagaaaaagaggaggctTCAAGTTCGACCCGAGCTCCAAAAAGcaaacacccacccaccccacttACCTCACAACAGGAGCGCTCCCCGACCCATTATGGGGCTTCGTGTCTTTACGTCGCTTGTAGCGGCCTCGGCAGCCAAGCTGCTGGTACTAGTGGTGCTACTGAGCTGTACTGTAACTGGTTTTGTGTTTCAGCTAAAGTCGGGCGAATCACGCTGCTTCTTCCAGGAGGTGCCGAGTGACACGGATTTGCGCATGGTATACAAGTCGGATGATACCTACGGAGATTTTCTCGACGTTGTACTCACCAACGCGGAAAGTCGTACGCTCTACATGGAGTACAGCAGGAGTAATGGCGCCTTTGTGGGTCGCGTCACCAACGGTGGTGAGCACATGCTGTGCTTTAGCTCACGTCAAGGAATGCAGAGCGCGAAAAGTACTCGAAACATTTTGCTAGTGATGCAGCTAGGCGCGGATGCGAAAGACTACGACACCATGGCgacgaaggagaagatgcgACCGATGGAGGTACAGATGCGCATGATGGAGGACACGGTGCAGGAGGTTCACAACGAGTTTATCTACTTCCGGGCCCGCGAGGCGGAGATGCGTAACACAAACGAGCACATGACAGCTAAGGTGATGTGGATGTCGATTGGCCTCATCATTCTCTTTGGCATCTTTTGGTACCTGCAGATGCGTCACCTAAAGCGCTACTTTaagaagaagcgcatgaTCGATTAGGCGAGCCCTTCTTCCCGCCTCCTGTTCTATGACCAGTGATAGGTccgcaaggagagagaggatcTCCGGCGGAGGTGTGTGCACGCATGCATACTCGCGCGTTTGTCCTCAGTCTTGTTTTCTTGTGCTCTCCTTTAGTGTGCTGACTACCTTCACCACTGTCACCTGAGCATCGATTGACATCTCTTCGCTGCTGACCTTCGCTCTGCACCGCCCTCTTGTTCTCTcagctcctctcttttctgctctttAGCATCGCAGTGTTGAAGATGAAAGCAACATGAAGAGGGACCAAGGAGGTGTGCTGAGGTGGGAGCAGGACCCCTGgccccccccacacccactcgTACGTGCGGCTGGCAGCCTCCGAAGCAGAGATGAAAAGCAACGTGGTACGTGGCGTACAACAGCCAAGGAGGAATGAAAGGCGGTACTTTTTGGGCATCTATTTTCcgcttctttcttttctttccttttgtACTCCTCGTGTACTTGCTTTTTGTGTATCGCCATTGAAATTTTGTGTACATCCAGGTGTTGCGTGTAattgtgtgtatgtgctgGAATGCAGAGGGTGGGGGTTGATTACCATATCGTGGTCGCTCCTACTCCCCGTCGCCGCTCACACGAGTCTGTTCCCTCTTTCTATCTCCCTTGTTCTTGTGTTGTTGTGCCCAGCACGCGCcttgttttctctctgtggctCGTGTAGTGGCGcattctctttctcgtcgCGTAACCCAACTCTGCGAGTGTTTTGGTATGGGGcaggaggacgaagaggcTTCGCTGAATCGAGTATGCACATGAATGTCtctgtatgcgtgtgcgtgtgtggaggaggtgcgcctctctctctctgcgcgtgaGAGCTAGCGTGTCCTCTATGGCAGCTGTGAAGGAGCAAGGATAAGCAGCACAAGTGAGGGATCACTCCGTTCCGGCTATATGGCGTGCTTTGAAGGTGTGTGTCGGAATGATGGCGACTAACCGGTCATCATTAGAGGAAATTCGTACGGATGTACCTTTCCAGCGAGTACCAGAGCGGAGGGCGATATAATTGAGAGCGAGGTCCACTGGAAATCAGCAGCGTTGTAATCTGACAACAACTTCCGCGCTTCCCTCCAGAGTTGTGCGTCCGGCAGTCGCTAAGAAGAAAAGTACAGCGACTCCGTTGGCTAGACCTCCAGCGGCCTCTCGTGCTGTTGtcactgccgttgccgtgTCGTATTACGGTGCGGGtttatttttttgttttaCCCTTACATGGACTACTCACTCCCTTTCTCACCTCACtcctctgttttcttttttattttttttttcccttacTTGATTGCATCTATTGTTCCGCCTCCCTCGCACGATGCCTCACCTTGGTGCTCACTATCTCTTCCCGACCACGCACCTTCGCTCGATCACCTCTCGCGTAATTccacctgcacacacacacacatacacacacccattaAAAACAAAAACTCCAACATTTCCCACGACAGTCTCTGTGGGGTCTGAGCTTGTACATTTTCTTTCTACTCCTTCCTCGCTCTGTGAGTGGGTGTAGGACCATATAAGTGAGCCGCATTAACGCACAGTAgtcacaacaacaacaacaacacctcAACCACAGCAAACGTGCAGGGCGTTTCTTAAACACCATTGCGAGTCCGATTTTCAACTCAGCGGGAGAAAGTAGAGAGTAGAGGTTTGACCACTAtatttctctccctctttatatatatatttatatatgATAGTTTGGTTTTGCTTTCTAGGCTCTCCAGTCTCTTcattgtctctctcttcttcttctcgtgaGATATCATCCACCATCTCCGTGTTGCACGTGTGCGTTCGTGTATTTGTGTGTACACGAACGCAGTAGAGATACTGCGCCGGTTACGATTTATTCGGGGGAGTTACGTCATCAGGCTCGAAAAAGGcaaggcgcgcgcgcacatacaTATTTTACAAAGAAGGAAAGTCTGACGGTGAAGAGTTGGCGATATTGAGCAGCGGTAACAACACAAAAAAAGGCCCGAACACCAAAAGGAAACACGAGTCTCGACGGAAGGCAGACCCCGATTTGTGCTTGTGCTtgtctgtgtctgtgtgtgtgtgtgtccataCAGGCTCTTCCTTCTTCCTTCATTTTTGCACGTGACGTTCCTCATACACTCGTTTTACGAGCTCTTTCGTTGTACGGTTTACTCTCGTTCCAGACCCATTTTCCTTTCCCTATTTATCGTTGCGGTCTCCGTACACGGTGTGCGAGCGTCCGTGCGCGCACGTTTTTCGTTTCCGTCGCGGTGAGTATATGGGCTCTTTGTTGTGAGCgcgtctttctctgtctctctctgcatgctCTGCGCTCAAGTCTTGCCCCCACTGTTTCTTTTGGTGTGTTAGTGTATgtatctctgtgtgtgtgtgtgtctttgcaTTCGTATCTAGagctttcgcttttttttccgcttcTTCGTTCATTTGGTCGTAGTCTCGACTGCCTTGGTCGTGGGTGGCCACCCGTTGACGTGCATATAAAGTGCGTGTCTGctgtttgtgtttgtgtgtgtgtgtctcctttctccctctttttctctcacgtacttctctttctgtcgcCGCCCGTGCTCtacttcttttccttccctgtTGTTTTGATACTTTACTTGCCTTTTGGCCTGTACTCGTGCCTCTTTGTGGTCCGCACCGCCGTCTTCGACGTGCTCATCTCGTTGTCTGCACGGGAGCCACTTCGTGTGTACCGCGATCTCACgccgcccccttttttcgcCTTTTCGCCGTTTGCGTTTTGCGCTAGCTCCGCGGAAAGACGTCGAGGCGGGGTGACCACGTTATCCGTGATCTCGAGCTCTCTTTATTTCACTTCACAGCCGCTTGTGCAGTCGAAtatctgtctctctctctagttAGGTCGTACGCGCGGCACTCATGGAGCCTCATCAGCCCTTTATGTACGGAGGGCCGCAGCCCCCCTGCACGAACGGCCGCTATCCGACGCCAACGTACGTGTACTCTCACCGTGGTCGCATGACAATGGGCCCATCGCTCGCGCAGGCGTATCGCTCTTCTAGCATGGGCGGCGCGGCACCTACGATGGCGAACGgacagccgcagcatcacCAGCGGGGTGTGAACATGAACAGAGGGGTCCTGCCGGCCCTCCATGGGACACACATGTTGGCACACAATAGAATGTCCATAGGGCAGAGCAACGGCGTTGCACCAGTGCCGATGCAGCCGCCAGCGGTGCCAGGGGCTAGTTACATGCGTCGCTCCGCTGGACCGATGCGGTCACATCCGATGGGGTACCTGGGCAATGGCACCTACCTACGCGGCATGCGGATGGGCGTCAGGTCTACCGGCGGGCCGTCTTTCCAGAACGGAGTGAACGGTACCGGAGGTGGCACCATGCATAGGAACGGCGTGATAATCAACGAGATACAGAACGGCGGTATGGTGAACAGGCGTAGTGAGGTGCCACTGAAGTCTgttggcagcggcgttgcgcAACGCACTGCAAACCTGCCGACTCTCCCGCGCAGTAGTGGATCCATGCAGAGTCTGCAGAGCGATCTCTACCctgtgccgccgtcgcccaTGATCCACGTCAGCTTTCAGAATGGCATGATGATACCAGCGTACA
This DNA window, taken from Leishmania panamensis strain MHOM/PA/94/PSC-1 chromosome 34 sequence, encodes the following:
- a CDS encoding COP-coated vesicle membrane protein gp25L precursor, putative (TriTrypDB/GeneDB-style sysID: LpmP.34.1700), whose product is MGLRVFTSLVAASAAKLLVLVVLLSCTVTGFVFQLKSGESRCFFQEVPSDTDLRMVYKSDDTYGDFLDVVLTNAESRTLYMEYSRSNGAFVGRVTNGGEHMLCFSSRQGMQSAKSTRNILLVMQLGADAKDYDTMATKEKMRPMEVQMRMMEDTVQEVHNEFIYFRAREAEMRNTNEHMTAKVMWMSIGLIILFGIFWYLQMRHLKRYFKKKRMID
- a CDS encoding hypothetical protein (TriTrypDB/GeneDB-style sysID: LpmP.34.1680), with protein sequence MPSESCRWYPDTVTHHKQGDSYTVSRGRNHNPFDLATCDARIIEYARTNRHEAKASAVINELHPQFRGLVRGVTCEFLLRSSITQLGVNAVNIEIDIDPKQRRAIITMDLVALAPLAVLMLDYIAVGAHVGKLFALESNRVVRNMDYITRLLNAVNQRGQPLLVYGTDEAPNWDLKIVDGRAVAYLPVLPGTFTYSGEIHGLLPTIGMALRKGTAYKDLIRLHQQFHEGYTRVAASLGVLMVRGHAMHFRTVFGRVVDNLLPKGLHSMSSRLIEPEEGLADAHSRERVFVFYGDSVDELTHVPIEFYTLESYREQVPFSLRKTLADRCSTTSSILRAFKSAPKGDLPCCAYVCKGGQFTEMREDDWIVADPKQTTYVGIENPVEQQELVQRYTYQQCEYAILSAIAIDDITSDGVLFTRYFPSPCLKSLILSRAVCKKLRAIFFTRASRHYGSFFSQEDAAMLGDLNTFGIGVFEVNEQKGEVYQYIRRPGRDSGAFVPLERRQEYLSATFFGVYGSNLIAGDFEAELMTLLSGILHIRKTCQHPLLNEKKPLALVTGGGPGAMEVGNRVAKSLGILSCGLIVDFGSVAAKPGATINEQNQNPYVEAHFTYRADKLVERQSDFNLDFPIFLTGGIGTDFEYALEEVRRKVATVPPYPVILFGTTEHWGTKISGRFQANLQSGTIRGSEWICTVPWVVSTGAEALEVYRHFFEGNLPVGPNQPTNDRGFMVAAEYLAKAK
- a CDS encoding hypothetical protein (TriTrypDB/GeneDB-style sysID: LpmP.34.1690), producing the protein MLPGLCVRGWIVMCFISILLFTVVAAPAAYISKTRWRTIYVAVATPVVWVVYNAVLYLILYRPMVRCASMLRCGAFCKTKHADGTSNVKLFTKEMYQLNNALHALKCETAEIRAATTLINQQLDGHMENGSHHEVNSPITVLTPAMYLQ